From Epinephelus fuscoguttatus linkage group LG17, E.fuscoguttatus.final_Chr_v1:
GCTGCAAGACAAAAGTGTACAGTAAAAATGTAACTGGGGTGTTTAACTGTACATGCTATCCATCTGTCCACCCACTTTCTATAACCTCTCACACTTAAGACAATTTGGAATttacacgtcatcttacctgcAGGTCTTTAGACTGTGCAAGGGAGCTGGTGCACTCACAGGAAAGCCACACGCAGGAAATCATGCACACTTCCATAAAGAATAGCCCCAGGCTGCCAGGTCAGGTTTGAACCCATTTTCTAAGACCAACCTTTGAGCTGCTGTGCAGGACCTACACActgtatttgatttattttgattacCTATCATCTGTTTTTTGCACAAAAAGCCATtacataaatgtagtggagtctATAACAAAACAGGAATATTAAGGTAAAGTTACAGTAGACTATCTTAAAGGCCCCGTGTGTGAGCTTTAGGGACGTCTATcagcagaaattaaatataatattaatacCTAAGTTTTCATGAATTTAggattacctgaaaataagaatagttgtgttttcattgctTTAGACTGagatgtttatatctacatgtgAAATAGGTCCTCTTCagcagagtccaccatgttattctacagtagcccagaatgaacaaaccaaacacttgtcCTTGAAAGGGCCATTTATGTGTTTACATCAGCCACTATGGTtatcctacatgcttggcacacaggagacgtttcagtcaggttttatttctgcaacctcaccactagatgccactaaatcctacacactagacttTTAAAACCTTAGTTAGAGCAAGACCGTATAACTTGAACATCACAAGTCGCCAAGACACACTGCAAAGAGTGGTTCGGTCAGCTGAGCATACTCTAGGCACTGTTCTACCTTGACTAAAGGATGTCTACAATGGTTGCTGCAAATATAAGGTCAGGAGATTCATTAAAGATCCCAACCAACCAGATAACTGCCTTTTCTCCCTGTTGAGGTCAGGAAGAAGGTACCAAATACACCAGGCCAGCAGTGCGAGGCTCAGGAAGAGATCCTATCCTCAGGACACAAGGATCCTAAATGAAGACCCTGCCTAATCCTAAACCTGACCCCCACAAAGTTGCTTAGTTTTGCCTTAGATCAATGAAGGGTTTTTAATAAATGTGCTCTACCTCCATAGGATACAAGCAACATCAGTGACATCCCTCTTATTGTAACCTGCAGTTTATTTCCTCTCCTGAAGTTAATTCAGCTCCAAGATTTAAGGCATGAAAGCTTAGCGTCAACAAAACCAAAGCACTCCCAGCATTTTGGGCCAGCCTCAATAGCATTGTAAGCTTACTGAGACTATGGTCACTGACATGTCTGTGCAGCCATCACATATTGTCACAGATATTGTTCCACAGACCATGCAGTAACATACAAAGTGCAAAAGTCAAATGTTTTGAAgaaagtttatttcattgtgcGAGATCATGTTTCGTGTCTTAATGTTAGTGAATAGTagtaaatatttatttcttcttcAAAACAGCTATCATGAGATCTCTTTCACAGGTAGGTGCCTCTCGATGCTGGCCCCAAGGTGACACTTGGATCCCTATGAACTGGTGACTAAGTCGTGTAAGACCATAGCAAGGTGTGCAAACATGATGATGAACTCTTCAAAGTTCACAGTTTTGTCCTGGTTTTCGTCCATTGCCTTGAAGATGCAGTCCACTGCTGCCTGGTCATCGGCTTTCTGCAGGTAAGAAAAGTGTTGAAGATCAATGGGTGTGTGCACGATCGTAAAATCCTACAGGCTGTGATGATGCATAAATTCTACCAAGAGTATTCACCATTCTCTCCACACAATGCACCATGCATGTACGGTAAGACAGTGTGTATTGTTCAGGACTGAGATAgagacaggtcagaggtcactcaCCCCCAGCAGCTCTCCCAATTCACTCTGGAGCAGCTCTTTCGCCTCTGCCTTAGTCAGGCTTTTGTTGTCTCCATCCTTGCTAGCGTATGTATTGAAGGTGCAAACGAGGATGCCTAAAGCCCCCTGGAGGTTCGTCATCGACATGATGATAGCTGGTTTAAAAGGACAAAAAGAACAAGGAGTGAGATAGTGCCATATGAAGGTTGTCAATCAGAGTGTTTGTACATTAACACGCAAAGGTTCAGACTGGCCTAGTATTTTCCTTTTATATGACTAAGTGCAGAAGGTGCTGAAAGGTGAAGCTCTCATTTGATGCTGCTACGACTCCATCTAGTGGCAAAGTCGAGGTCTTCCTCTGCTGCACTCTATAATGGATCATGTGGCACTGTGGTTACATTTGGAATGTTAACAAAGGACAGCATTTATATCTAAATCTTGAGGGAGTGGTTGAAGGGGAAGGAAAGGGAGAGGGTGTCTGAGTTCATGGCTCTGTTTGAAAAAACTGGGATTAAACAGATTTACTCCATTATTGTTTTATCTAAACTAagtattgttttttaatatctGACCATCAAGTCTGATCATTACTGTGCCGAAGTTGGccaactgtttttttcttccttctacAGTTTAAGTAACTAATTTATAGTAATTATAGAGGTAAAATATTCACACAAAGGACTGCATACTAGTTTTATTCATTAAGAGCTTGTGAGCAGCAAACGGTGGCTGACATCATTGCTTTTGTCACTGCCAGTGTTTTTCTCTGGCTTTTCCGTGGAGCTTGATAAAAATAAACTCCAGGTTTCCTCCAGGGCTGCTCCTATGTCCCCCTGTCACCAGCCTCTAACGCACAGTGTCTGCCGGGTGCAGTGCTGTAACGGAAACACGTGAGGACTCCCCGCAGCTAACCCGAGTGAGGCCCAATATCTACTCTGGGCCTATGCTCTGGGCACACAGACAAAAGGATCACAATGTGCTCCTTGCGATGAGTGCGGGTGCATACTTTACGGGCGTGGCCGAGTGACACATTGTTATAGCAACAGCTTAATCTCTCCAGGGAACTCAGTCAGACTAGGTAAAGATGCAGGTCAAGACTTGATTCAAGTCCCAGCGAGGTGTGTTTTCCTAACATCTTAAAAGGTATGGTTGCATTCCTTCTCACATGGTGCTCCTCCCTCATGAAGTCTGGTGAGCTGAGGAAACTGAGGCAGCAGATGTGAGttgtggaggaggagagcacAAAATGAATACCATATTACTGTTTTGATTCAAGCTCCTTTTGGGTCTAAAAAAATCAGGCCTGATGCAGATTATCACCGCTCTGTGCTGCATGTTCTGCACATCTCTCCCACTGCTGGGGAGCCAGAGGCATACACTGCCAGCCCAGTCACCTTacagtccctctctctctcgcccggagcacactgcctgtgtgagcagtgtgtgtgctttgcagtctttgtgtctttttcgcTGCCCGTGTTAACAGGATGGAGTAGCTACCCTGCCAGTGTGAGTGCACTACTCAGCTGCAGAATGTCTATAGTCATGCGTGAGAATTGCCAGAGGTAAATTAGAGAGAAATGAGCACTGAGCAATGTCTGTTGCAACATGTGTGTCACAAGCAATGAAGAGAAGTCATGGTtagtttaaaaaacacaccaaaTGCCCACAGAGTTGGTAACTGCAGttatattttacacatttttttttttttttactgaaatcaCATTGAAGGTGTTGCATTCAAAAAGAATTTCCTGTTGGAAAAAGTTGtggtgcatttttttaaaagtcagatgatgacattaaaaaacaaacgaaAAAACATTGTTTAGATTTTCTACTCACCAAAGCTGATTTGTAGAGATCTGAGGAGACCGGAGGAAGACTGGTGAAAAGCTGTGGGCTACTGATGAAGAAAAGTATGCCAGTATGTTTTATACATCACCACACCCTTTATGTAACAAAGGTGTTCACTGAATATCAAATGTCATCTTAGTGATTCTGAAAGGATAAACTCTTAGGTGTTGGCTCCATCTCCACAGGTTGTTCAGGAAGAACAGGAAAGATGATGATGAGTAATGCATCTGGTTCACACACCCACtaactgacatttatttttgattgTTACGAATATCCCTATGTGATGTGGTTAATTCTCATGAAAACACAGGATAATAAACCAGGTGAATAAACGAATGTGAGACACCGGGAAAATACAGCAGTAACACAAGTCCTCTTTAGTTTGGGtcagatgctttttttttatgccACTGAGTTTtatagacacacaaacagaagtgTGTGATTGGTGCAGTAGGTGGATGAAACCTTGGCACTGTCTGATCACATGAACTCCGTGCACATTCAGTGTATAAAAGCTACAGACTTTAGGACAGTGCAGGGGCGTCATAGTGGGGGGAAAAGTGGGACTGACTACCCAGGGCCCCAATGGGAGGGGAGGTCCTTTTGCAGTTTTTTATTAGTGGGATACCTAAATTAACTTGGCTGAAAAACCAGTTGAAACCCtgaactttaaaataaaatagtggAAGCGCTCTGAGGCCCCTCTAACCCCTTAAAGGCATAACATGGTTTAGTCCTTGTCTGCACTTGGATTCATCACAGCTAGACCTGAGTGAATGTCTGCTTATGTTGCTGAGGCACCAACCTGCACTGTCACGTCTTTCCCCAAGACAGGGAAATCGGgtttccaaaaaagaaaagaaagaaagcaaagggAAAGAGagcaaactgactttgtaaaaaacaaatcaaaaggtgaatgagagacatggatcaaggaAGGAGGGACAGGGGGtccacagagactgcttatgcatTTGGCCCAGAGTCTGGTACAGTGTACGTACGTGTGAGTGTGCTGAGAGGAGACACTCCTACACTGCAAAGTGTTGAAAAAAAGATG
This genomic window contains:
- the LOC125905141 gene encoding ictacalcin-like produces the protein MSMTNLQGALGILVCTFNTYASKDGDNKSLTKAEAKELLQSELGELLGKADDQAAVDCIFKAMDENQDKTVNFEEFIIMFAHLAMVLHDLVTSS